Below is a window of Methanocaldococcus jannaschii DSM 2661 DNA.
GTAGATGAGCGGCTAATCCAGCTATAGCTATAAATACATCAGCCTTTGAATTTTTAACAATCTCCTCAACTAACTCTGGTGTTCTATGGGCAGAGGCAACTCTAACCTCAAACTCTACACCAAATTCTTTTAAAATATTAACTGCTTTTTCAGCTATTTTTAAATCGCTTTCACTACCCATGATTATACATATCATCTTTTCACCAAAAAGGTCTAAATTTTTATGTAAGAGATTTTAAAACTAATTATAAATAAATTATGGTTTTGATTATAGAGTAAGCTATAAAATATCAGGAGGGATATTTTGGAATATACATTTAACAAATTAACAAAAAAAGATGTTAAAAAGCTTAAAGTTGGAGATATTGTCTATTTAAATGGCAAAATATACACTGCGAGGGATGAAGCACATTTAAAAATTATTGAGATGCTAAAAAGCAATGAAAAACTACCTTTTGATTTGAATGAATCTATTATCTACCATGCTGGCCCAATAATGAAAAAAGTAAATGATAGCTGGGTTTGTGTTTCTATAGGCCCAACAACATCTGCAAGGATGAATGATGTTGAAGAGGAGTTCATAAAATTAACTAACATCTCTGCAATTGTTGGAAAGGGAGGAATGAAAAAAGAGTTATTAAAAACTTTTGAAGATTATGGTGTGGTTTATTTAGCAGCTCCAGGAGGTTGTGCAGCTTTGTTAGCTAATTCAGTAAAAAGAGTTGATAACGTATATTTTTTAGATGAATTAGGGATGCCAGAGGCTGTTTGGGAGTTGGAAGTTAATAATTTTGGCCCTTTAATTGTGGCAATGGATAGTCATGGAAACAGCATCTATGAGGAGGTAAATAAAAAAGTTTATGAAAAGCTTAATGAATTGATAGGATTATAAATATCTTTTTAATATTTCAATAACTTCATCTTTTTTAATATCTCCTATCAATACAGTTTTTTGTGGATTTAGCTTTCCAGATACTATTTCAACATCTTTTTTAAAAATTTCCTTAAAAAATTTAATTATCTCCTTGTTTGCCTTCCCTTCTGTTGCAGGAGCTTTTATTTTTATTGATAATCTCTTTCTCCATTCGTTTATACCAACAATTTCATTCTTTTTAGCATTTGCCTGAACATCAATATCAATTAAAACCCCTTCCCTACTCTCTTTAATAATCTTCTCTATCATCTTCTCCTCCTATTTTATGCATTCTTTTCCATTCTTCTAATGGTATTGAGAACTTCTCCTCAACCTCTTGTCTATGTAATGTATTATATGTACAGAATGGGATGATTCTATCATCAGGGGTTGCGTAGTGAATACAGCATCTCATAACCCTTTTAACATCAAAGTTATATGCATCCATAAAGTGCATGCAACTAATCATCAACATGTGGTAGTGAAGTTCAGCTAAAGCACTGTAATCACTCTTTAAAACACTTAAGATTAAATCAATTATCTTTTTTATATTAACTGATTTCGGTGCTTTATCTAAATCAATTAAAGATGGCAATTTTAAAGCAATTTCTCCTAAAACTTTAACATCGTGCATTTTTGATTTTCCAATTTCCTCTATTTTCTCTTTAACAATTTCTAAAAATCCTTCAACATCTATAAATCTTGTAATTGGAATTAGTTTTCCATCTTCATCAACAAATACGTATGTTGAAGTTCCACAGTGTTGATGGGAACTTAAAGTTGGTTTTCTATCATTTGTCAATTTTTCAACTAACACAGAGATTGGAGCTACTGAAGGAACTGGATAGAAATCTTCCTCTGTTATTTCTCCATCTGTTTGTTCCTCAACTAACTTTATAAAGTCAGGAATTGTTATCCTTCCCTCTAAAAGTGTTTTTTCATCAACCCTTCCAGTGAATGAAACTGGTTGGAAGTTAATTCCCCTAACAACATCCACATTCTCAGCAGCATACCTTATAATACCCCCAACTTCATTATCATTAACACCCCTAACCAAGGTAGGAACCAAAACAACACTATCAAATCCTACTTTTTTACAATTTTCAATAACTTTCTGTTTTATAGGAAGGAGGTTTTTACCTCTTGCAACTAAATATGGTTTTTCAGAGATTCCATCAAACTGTAAATAGATTGTTGATAATCCTGCTTCTTTTAGCTTTTTAAGATAATTTATGTTCTTTAATTTTATACCATTAGTTGCAAGTTGAACATGCAGAAATCCCATATCTCTGGCTAATTTTATTAATTCGGGTAAATCACTTCTAACAGTTGGCTCTCCCCCTGCAAATTGAATAGCTGGTGTTGGTGGAATCTCTTTTCTTAAGTTTTCCATCATCCTCTTTATATCTTCAAAAGATGGCTCATAAACCTTTCCAGATTTGTTGGCATTGGCAAAACATATAGGGCAGTTTAAATTACATCTATTTGTTACATCTATATTGGCCAGTATAGTTGTAGATTTGTGATTGGGGCAAAGACCACAATCATAAGGGCAGCCATTCTTTACCTTTGTATTTGTTACTTCAATTTTTCCAATAAACTCATATTTATCAAATTTTTTGTATAACTCAGCATCCCCCCAATAGATATCTTTAAATTCTCCGTGTTCTGGGCAGGTTTTTTTAATAATAATTTTCCCGTCTTCCTCTAAAATTGTCGCAGGGATTCTTTTTAAACATATAGGACAGAGTGATAACGTTTTTTTCTCCATTCCATCACCATAATAATTTGATATATTTAAAATATATGCATGAATATAATATTATTTAATAAAAACATCTCTCATGTCAAAAATTATATAGTGTCTTTTAAAACTTTTTAGAATAACTAAGGCACTCATGAACGCCTTCCAAAGGAAGGCGTTCAAACTTCATTGGTAAATTTTATTATTTTTGTTTTATTATTTTTCGAAAGACATTAATTTTACTCTATGCAATAAAGATAAAACTACATAACATACTTATAATTAATTGTTATATACTTCATTAATATTTAACTGTTTAGTTATATAAGGGGATAGTAATGAAACTTGGTATAATTACCATAGAAAGAGATGCTGTAGTCAATGATTTAATAAAATCCTGTGAAAAGTATGAAGTAGATTATAAAGTTATAACCCCTTCAAATATTGTAGCTGGATTTAATTTGGATTTTAAATTAAAATATTACAAGTCATTTTTAGATGAATTAGATTGCTGTTTTGTTAGAAATCTTGGCTGGGATAGTTTTTTTAGATTTGATGTCTTAAAGTATTTAAATCATTATATTCCCGTTATAAATCCTCCAGATGGAATAGATAGGGCATCAAATAAGTTTTTAACCTCTGTATTTCTTGAATTAAATAATCTCCCACAACCAAAGACTGTTGTTACTGAAAGTATAAATGAAGCAATTGTCTGGATAGATAAATTTGAAGAAGCAGTTTTAAAACCAATATTTGGATGTGGTGGGGAGGGAATTGTTAGGGTTAAAAAAGAACTGCCAATATCTACTAAGTTAAAGATTTTAAATGAATTTAAAGAAAAATATAATACCTTCTATATCCAGGAATTTATAAAACCAGTAAGAAATGAACATAGAGATATAAGGGCTTTTGTAGTTGATGATGAGGTCGTTGCGGCAATGTATAGGATTGGAGGAGAAAATTGGAAAAACAATGTTTCTCAGGGAGGAAGAGTTGAGAAATGTGAAATAACTGAAGAAATTGAAAAATTGGCTTTAAAAGCAAAAAATGCTCTTGGTTTATTTTATGCTGGAGTTGATTTAATTGAGTCAGAAGATGGTTTAAAAGTTTTAGAAGTAAATTCAACACCATCTTGGATTGGATTATCTAAGGTCTCTGAGGTTAATATAGCCGATAAACTCTTAGAAAAAATAATTCAATATGTTAAATCTTAATATATTATTCATTTATTTTCTTTGCAATTATTTCTAATGCTTTCATAAACGCATCCTTTTCTGGAATAATAACAGCTACAGGGACATTAACGATTTTTTCAATAGTTGCACTAACAATAGGAGCACAAACTATGCCCTTAACCCCTTCTCTTTCAGCTCTAACAGCTGCAACAATACACTCCTCCAAAGAATTGGCTGGATACTCTTTTATTAAATAACTTTTTCCATTAATCCCTATCTTCCTTGTCGTAATTTTATTTAGGGCAGGTCTTGCGGCAATAATTGCTATTGTATCAATATTCTCATCCTTTTCAAAAGACCTTATCGTCTTTAAAATCTTTATTAGAGTTGAGACCCTAAAATCCTTCCCCTGAATAACTTTGTATAATGTGCTGTATGGAATCCCTGAAATTTCAGAAAATTCCTTTAAAGTTAAGCCCAACTCAAGCAAAATTCTTTTAAATTCTTCAACAAATTTCTCTTGGGACTCTATCTTTAATAACAATCTTTCGCATGCCTTCATAAATAACCCCTTTAAAGAATAAAAAATTTAAAAAATTTATTAAAAAATTTAAAAGTTAAAAATTAAAATTTTAAAATAAATCCAAATCAATTTAATTAAATTTATACTATAAAGTCAATACCTCCTATTTTACGTTCTTTTCTTTGACTTTGTTCTTTTGAAACTTTTGGAATTATTCTTTTCGGCTTTGTGTCTTTCCCTACAATGTTTGGAGATTTAACTCCGGTAATTATCGCCATAACTCTAATACAGCCCTCCATTTCAGGGTCTATTCTTGCTCCCCATATAACATTTGCCTCTGGGTCAAGTTCTTTTGTAATTCCTTCTCCAATATCATTTGCCTCTTTTAATGTCAAATCTGGCCCACCAGTTATATGAATTAAAGCTCCTTTAGCTCCTCTATAATCAACATCCAATAATGGACAGCTTAAAGTTTCTCTAACAACATTTTGCACTCTATCTCCTCTGTCACTGCTATCAACTTCCCCAACACCAATCATCGCTACGCCTCCACCACTCATCACTGCCTTAACATCTGCAAAATCAATGTTTATTAAACTTGGAACAGCAATAGTTTCAGTTATTCCCTTAACGGCTTGAGCTATAATTTCATCAGCTACTTTAAATGCATCATTTATAGGTAAATTTGGAACTAAGTCTAAGAGTTTATTGTTATCTATAATAATTACAGTGTCACAAACCTCTGACATTCTTGCAATTCCTTCATCTGCTTTTTTCATTCTTGCCCTCTCAATTTTAAATGGATATGTTACAACTCCAACTACTATAGCACCATTTTCTTTAGCCACCTCAGCCACAACAGGAGCTGAACCTGTCCCAGTTCCACCACCCATTCCTGCTGTAACAAAAACTAAATCAGCTCCTTTTAACTGCTCTTCCAATATATTTTTAGCCATTTCAGCGGCTTTCCTACCAATTTCTGGATAACCACCAGCTCCTAAACCTCTTGTTAATGTAGCTCCAATTAAAATTTTCTTATCTGCCTGTATAACTTCTAAGTGCTGTTTATCAGTGTTAATTGCAATCGTTTCTGCTCCTTGAATACCTATCTCCATTAACCTATTAATTGTGTTATTTCCAGCTCCACCACAACCAACTACTACGATTCTTGCTTCTCCAAACTCATCTTTTAAATATCTGGTTGTATCACTTCTTGATAAGGCATCTTTTACGAGTTTCATAATTATCATCCTTAAATTCCTAATGTTGAATTTATAAATCATTTCCCATTTCTCATAAATTACACATAATAACCTTGCAAACCAATAAGTTAAGGTTAAATCAATACCCATTTAGTTAGTTGTAAAAAACTATACAAAATTTACTTTATATTTTTCAATTATATATACTTTAACTTAAAAATTAATGTGATAAACTTCTACGCACCACCACAAACTATATATAAAAAGTCCTATTATATTATTAATTGGTGTGCATGGCTAGGCCGGGGGGTTGGGCGTCCCCTGTAACCCGAAATCGCCCTTATGCGGGGGCCGAAAACTTGGGGGCGGCATGTCCTCCAGTCCTTCCTTCCCAGACTCCTCGATGAGGTCTCGTCCCGTGGGGCTCGGCGGTGGGGGAGCATCTCCTGTAGGGGAGATGTAACCCCCTTTACCTGCCGAACCCCGCCAGGCCCGGAAGGGAGCAACGGTAGGCAGGACGTCGGCGCTCACGGGGGTGCGGGACGGAGAAGGAATCTGGGGGCGAGGGAGGACTGGAGGACATGCCCACCCCAAGGAAGCCATGCACACCACTTTTTTTATTTTAGGTGGGACTATGCTTATTGGGGTTATCTCTGACACCCATCTCTATGATAGAGCTTTTGAATTACCAAAAGCTGTTTTTGATGAGTTTTCAAATGTGGATTTAATTATTCACTGTGGAGATGTAACTGATAAAGAAATTTTAGACTCATTAAAAGATTTAGCTAAGGTTGTTGCTGTTAAAGGAAATATGGATTATTTAAATTTACCAAGAAAAGAGATTTTAGAGATAAATGATATTAAGATAGGAGTTATTCATGGAGATGTAGTTTATCCAAGGGGGGATAGATTAAAATTGAGGTTGTTAGGTAAAGAGATGGGAGTTGATGTTTTAATATCTGGACACACCCACACACCATTTATAGATGATTGTAGAGATATTTTATTATTAAATCCTGGTTCTCCAACAGTCCCAAGATGTCCTCTAAAATCTATTATGAAGTTAAGTGTTGAGGATAAGTTGGAGGCTAAATTAATCCCAATAGAAGAATAATATTTGGTGCTACAATGGGGATAAAGATATTAGAGAAATGTGTTGGTTGTGGGAACTGTGTTGTATTTTGCCCAAGAAGAGCAATAAAAACCTATGGAGTTGCTATAGTTGATGAAAATAAATGCTCAAATTGTGGGATTTGTGCAAGGTATTGTCCTATAAATGCCATAAAAGTAGATACCTCATTATAAGAGCTAAACAGATTTTAAACAAACATTATATATCTTTTTTGGTGATATTATGAAATTCTATAATAGAGAGAAAGAGCTGAATTATTTAAAAACCTATTGTCAATTAGATCCAAACTCTATTTTATTTGTTTATGGCCCTAAATCATCTGGTAAATCAACTGTAATGAGAAGAGTTATTAAAGAGTTAGAAGATAGTAATATAGTGTTTTTCTATTATAATCTAAGGAAGTATGCAACCTATAGCAAAGAAGAATTTTTAAGAGTATTTTTTGAGAAGTCAGAAAAAAAATATCTGCTAAATAAGTTAGAACTTAACTTGGGAGTTTTTAAGTTTGGTGTTGAGGAGAACTTTGATTTTAATAACTTAAAACTAAATGATGTCTTTGCAAAGATAAATGAGAGTATAAATGCTGTTGTAGAAGATGGAAAGAAACCAGTTTTGATAATTGATGAGTTGCAGAAGTTGAAAAATATTTATTTTAACGGTGGTAAGTCATTGTTAAATGAATTGTTTAATCTCTTCGTCTCTCTAACTAAAATGGAGCATTTATGCCATGTTATTTGTTTAACCTCTGATACATTGTTTATAGAGGAGATTTATCAAAGTTCAACTTTAGAGAATACTTCAAAGTATTATTTAATTGATTGGTTAAGAAAAGGAACTATAAGAAATATTTTGAAAGAGGAGGGGTTTAGTGAAGAAGAGATTAATTATTGTTTAGATTATTTATCTCTACCTTATGAAATAGTTGATTTGATTGAGAATAAAAAATTAGGTTTGTCTGTTGAAGAGACAATAAGGCAATGGATTAATATTGAGAAGGATAAAATAAAGTATTTAATAGATACAACTGATTTGGATGAAGAGGAGCTTTATAAAGTTTTATCTAAATTTAAGGACAAAATAAAAATCTCTTATGAAAAAGAAGTTAAAAAAGAGGAGATGAAGTATTTTAAGTTTTTAATTAAAAATGAGATTTTATTTTATGATGTTATTAATGGAATTATTAAGCCAACCTCTGTAAAGAAATGGTATGCTATAAGAGAGATTTTGAAATAAAGTTAAGATTTTAAGGCTAAACCTAAAAGATTTTTTATTATGTAATGAAACCATTAAGGTTTTAAAATACTCAAAACAATATAAATGCTATTATGGTAGGGAGAGGTGAATTTATGTATATTGGAAGATTCTTAGTTGTTGGAAAAACTAAAGAAGGAAAACCATTCGCTGCCTATAGAGTCTCAAGTAGAAGCTTTCCAAACAGAGAGGCAAAGAAAATGGATGACAATACAGTTGCAATAATTCCAAAGGATTTGAATGAGATGTTTAAAAACCCATATATCACATACAATTGCATAAAGGTTATTGATAAAACGATTGTTGTTTCTAACGGAACACATACTGACTTTATAGCTGAAAAATTGCACTTTGGAAAGAGAGATGCGTTAGCTTACGTATTGGCAGTTATGGACTATGAAAAAGATGATTATAAGACCCCAAGGATTGCGGCTATTTTAGATGAAAACGAATGCTATATGGGTTATGTTGCTCATGATGACATTAGAGTTAAGAAAGTTGAACTAAAAGATGGGAAAGGCTATTATTTGGGAGTTTATAACGCCTGTAAAATAGATGAAAACCAGATTATAGATATTAAAGGAGAGACAGCTGAAGAGATAGCAGATTATATATTAAATTATGAGGAATTTGAGCATCCTGTTGCATGTGCTGTTGCTGTTATTGATAAAGATGGGATAAAAATAGCTACTAAGGGCAAATAATAATTTTTTATAATACTTTTTGGTGAAATTATGGAAATTGATGTTAAAAGCCCAGATTTAATTATCAATACTATAAGAGGTAATGAGAAAATATATTTTGATAAATCAATATTTGAAGAGAGCTTGGACAATAAGTTTGAAATTATTCAATATCTTATGAAAATTCTTGAAAGATTTTTGAAAATCTATGATAATCATATAAAAGAAATAAAACTGCTCATAGATTCTGAAAATCATCCAGAACCGCATTTAATAGTTGTTATAAAATTTAAAAACAAAGAAAATATCTTTAAAATTTCAGAACAGATTGAAAACAAAATATACGAAAATCCAAAATCTAAAAATGTTTTAGTTTATCCCATTACAGGTGGGACAGATGTTTAATCCCTTAGATTTTGTATATATTGCTGAATTCTTAGAAGAATCAAAAGTAGATAAAAAAGAGGCAAAAAATCGAACAATTATTGGGAGATACTATTATGCGTCATTTCTATTTTTAAGAGGGATTTTAAAAGAAAATTTAAAAAATTACAACTCAAAAGAGGCAAAAGAATTTTTATATTTAATTGAACTGTCTAATTCTCATAAAATTATTTTAGATTTTCTTAATGTGCTTAAAAAAGAAGATGGAAAATTTAGAAGAGTTTATAATGCCTTATCTATTTTGAGAGATTTAAGAAATGCATCAGATTATGAATTAGAAAGTCCAGCAAGAGTTAAATCCATTAAAGAAATGGTTGATTTTAATGATGATTATTACGTTGAATTATCTAAAAATAAATACAAAATTATTGTAAATTCAAAATCAGATGTTGAAAATATTTTAAAAGATAGAAGTAAAATAGATAAAATACTAAGAAAAATCTAAAATGGATGTGATTACTATGTCTATTTTTTTATTTGAGAGGGATAATGAGAAAAGTGTAATAGATAATCTTAGATTATTAATTCAGATGTCTCTTAAAAGCATTGAGCTATTAAAAGATTATATGAATTCCAAAGATGAAAAAATATTAAAAGAGATTATAAAAATAGAAGAGGAAGGAGATGAAACTACAAAAAATATAAGGATAAACTTAGAAAAGGCATTTTTACCAAATATGAGAAGAGAGTTATCAAGGTCTGCAGAGCTTTTAGATGAGACATTAGACAGCTTAAAACATGCCGCTATGTTATATGAGTTATTAAAGGAAGAGTTTGATGAGTATTTAAAAAATGAAATAGACCTTGTTTTAATGATTACCGTGGATATGTTTCAACACTTAGATAGAGTTTTAGATGTTATTGAAAAAGGTGGGGATTTAGACCCAATTATCAAAGAGATTAAAGACAAAGAAAAATTTATTGATGATGTTTATCAAAATAGGATTTATAAGTATTTAATAAATTTGGAAGTTGAATCATTTTGGGAGGGAAAAATTTTGTGTGATTTTATAGATAATATTGTTAATATTAGCGACTACATAGAAGATGTGGCTGATGAGTTACATATAATTTATTTACACACAAAATAAAATGAGTTTTAGATAAATGGGTGATTACTATAGAGATTTCTATAAATTTAGAGCTAATCATAAGTTTTTATTTATTGTTTATATTAGGGGCTAATAATGTTGCCAACGCTATAGGCACTGCCTATGCATCAAGAGCAACAACATATAGAAATCTGCTAATTTTATTTAGCATTTCAGTTATAATTGGTTCTTTATTTGCAAAAAATGTTGGAAGTACAGTTAATAGCTTATCTTCTGATGCTTTAACTGCTTTAATAATCTCTGCCTTAGTTATGACACTCTCAACATACAAAAAAGTGCCAATATCATTGCATACAGTTATTATATGCTCTCTAATTGGATTAAATTTTAACTCATCAAATCTATATGTATTTGGTGAGATATTATTAAGCTGGATATTATCTCCAATTATAGCTGTTGTTATTGCCTATATATTGTATTCAGCTTATGAAAAGATAGATATCTCAATTCTCAAAAAGATAACAATGATTAGATATTTTCTATTAATAAGTGCTGCTGTTGTAGCGTTCAACTTAGGAAGTAACGATTTACCAACTGTATTAGGAACATTTACAACATCCCAAATAATTTATATTATCGGAGCTATTTTTTTATGCTTGGGAGCTTATTTATACGGAAATAGGGTTTCAGAAACATTATCTATGATAACAAATTTGAGTGTTAGCTCTGCATTTATTGCCCAACTCTCTGGAGGTTTGGCAGTAACAATTTTTACTGCTTTAGGTATGCCAGTTTCAACGACTCAAGCAATTGTTGGTGGAATCTTAGGGGTTGGTTTAACTAAGGGAATAAAAACAGTAAGATGGAAAGTTTTAAAAAATATTATTTTTTGGTGGGTTGTAGCTCCAATAATAGCTTTAATAATTGGTTTTATAATAAATAGGATGATATAATGAAGGAAATGTTATTGGATAAACTAAAGAACTGCAAAAAATTGGTTATTATGGGCATTGGGAATGAGTTGAAAGGAGATGATGCTGTTGGCATTTATGTAGTTAAAAAATTGATGAGGTATTTTGGAGAAGAAAAAGAATTTATAAACATCAAAAATCTCTATTTAATAAATGCTGGAACTGTTCCTGATTTTTTTACAGATATTTTAAAAGAGATAAAACCAACTCATATTTTAATAATCGACTGTGCCCTAATGGATAAAGATGTTGGAGAGGTTAAGATTATAAAAGAGGATGAAATAATAAATTACAGTTTCTCAACTCATACATTGCCATTGTCTATAATAGTTAAATATTTAAAAAAATTTATAAATGCAGAAATAATTATTTTAGGAATTCAGCCAAAAATTATAGATTTTTGCCCTATATCTGAAGAGGTTAAATTATCTGGGGATAAATTAGTAAATACACTTATTGAGATTATAGAAGAGCTAAAATTAGCTAAATAAGATTAGGGGGTTTAAAATGAAATTCTTCAACAGAGAGAAAGAAATAGAGGAAATCCTGCATATTATTGAGTCAGAACCTCAAAGAATAAATTTTATCTTTGGCTCTATAAATTCTGGAAAAACTGCTTTAATAAATGAGATTATTAATAATAGATTAAATAAGGATAAGTATGTTGTGTTTTATTTTGATTTGAGGGAAATATTTATATCTAAGTATGATGACTTCATTGAAGTTTTGTTTGAGGAGTATGAAGAACCATTTATTGATAAAGTTAAGAGGTTATTTTTATCCCTAATTAAAGATTATCCAGATGTTATTAAGAGTTATGCTTTGTTAAACATTACAGGAGTTGTTGATAGCATTCCAATACCAAAAAATACCCTAAATGAATTGTTAAAAAAGAGGAATGTTAAAAATGTCTTTAGATATATAACTTCTGTATTAATCAAGATTAAAAGAGAAGGAAAACAACCAATAATTATTATAGATGAACTACAAAAAATAGGGGACTTAAAACTAAATGGATTTTTAATTTATGAGCTTTTTAATTACTTTGTCTCTCTAACTAAGCATAAGCATCTATGTCATGTTTTTTGTTTAAGCTCCGATAGCTTATTTATTGAGAGGGTTTATAATGAGGCAATGTTAGAAGGAAGATGCAAATATATTTTAGTTGATGATTTTGATAGGGAAACTGCTTTAAAGTTTATGGATTTTTTAGCAAAGGAGAATAATATTAACCTAACTAATGAAGATAAAGAGTTAATCTATAATTATGTAGGGGGAAAACCAATAGATATAATCTACGTTATTAATGAGATGAAATATAAGAAATTAGAAGATATCTTAACCTCAATGCTTAAAGAAGAAACCCAAAAACTAAAATACTTCTTAGAGAATGTTAAAGAAGAAGATGAAGAACTTTATAAAAAAGTTGTTGATGCATTAAAAATATTTAAAGATAGTTACGAAATTGAAGATATAAAAATACCTAAAAAACTTAGAGAATTTTTAGTTAAGAAAAACAT
It encodes the following:
- a CDS encoding metallophosphoesterase; the protein is MLIGVISDTHLYDRAFELPKAVFDEFSNVDLIIHCGDVTDKEILDSLKDLAKVVAVKGNMDYLNLPRKEILEINDIKIGVIHGDVVYPRGDRLKLRLLGKEMGVDVLISGHTHTPFIDDCRDILLLNPGSPTVPRCPLKSIMKLSVEDKLEAKLIPIEE
- a CDS encoding FumA C-terminus/TtdB family hydratase beta subunit, whose amino-acid sequence is MEYTFNKLTKKDVKKLKVGDIVYLNGKIYTARDEAHLKIIEMLKSNEKLPFDLNESIIYHAGPIMKKVNDSWVCVSIGPTTSARMNDVEEEFIKLTNISAIVGKGGMKKELLKTFEDYGVVYLAAPGGCAALLANSVKRVDNVYFLDELGMPEAVWELEVNNFGPLIVAMDSHGNSIYEEVNKKVYEKLNELIGL
- a CDS encoding 4Fe-4S binding protein — translated: MGIKILEKCVGCGNCVVFCPRRAIKTYGVAIVDENKCSNCGICARYCPINAIKVDTSL
- the tes gene encoding tetraether lipid synthase Tes, whose product is MEKKTLSLCPICLKRIPATILEEDGKIIIKKTCPEHGEFKDIYWGDAELYKKFDKYEFIGKIEVTNTKVKNGCPYDCGLCPNHKSTTILANIDVTNRCNLNCPICFANANKSGKVYEPSFEDIKRMMENLRKEIPPTPAIQFAGGEPTVRSDLPELIKLARDMGFLHVQLATNGIKLKNINYLKKLKEAGLSTIYLQFDGISEKPYLVARGKNLLPIKQKVIENCKKVGFDSVVLVPTLVRGVNDNEVGGIIRYAAENVDVVRGINFQPVSFTGRVDEKTLLEGRITIPDFIKLVEEQTDGEITEEDFYPVPSVAPISVLVEKLTNDRKPTLSSHQHCGTSTYVFVDEDGKLIPITRFIDVEGFLEIVKEKIEEIGKSKMHDVKVLGEIALKLPSLIDLDKAPKSVNIKKIIDLILSVLKSDYSALAELHYHMLMISCMHFMDAYNFDVKRVMRCCIHYATPDDRIIPFCTYNTLHRQEVEEKFSIPLEEWKRMHKIGGEDDREDY
- a CDS encoding TIGR00153 family protein; this encodes MDVITMSIFLFERDNEKSVIDNLRLLIQMSLKSIELLKDYMNSKDEKILKEIIKIEEEGDETTKNIRINLEKAFLPNMRRELSRSAELLDETLDSLKHAAMLYELLKEEFDEYLKNEIDLVLMITVDMFQHLDRVLDVIEKGGDLDPIIKEIKDKEKFIDDVYQNRIYKYLINLEVESFWEGKILCDFIDNIVNISDYIEDVADELHIIYLHTK
- the purO gene encoding IMP cyclohydrolase: MYIGRFLVVGKTKEGKPFAAYRVSSRSFPNREAKKMDDNTVAIIPKDLNEMFKNPYITYNCIKVIDKTIVVSNGTHTDFIAEKLHFGKRDALAYVLAVMDYEKDDYKTPRIAAILDENECYMGYVAHDDIRVKKVELKDGKGYYLGVYNACKIDENQIIDIKGETAEEIADYILNYEEFEHPVACAVAVIDKDGIKIATKGK
- a CDS encoding ATP-binding protein — encoded protein: MKFYNREKELNYLKTYCQLDPNSILFVYGPKSSGKSTVMRRVIKELEDSNIVFFYYNLRKYATYSKEEFLRVFFEKSEKKYLLNKLELNLGVFKFGVEENFDFNNLKLNDVFAKINESINAVVEDGKKPVLIIDELQKLKNIYFNGGKSLLNELFNLFVSLTKMEHLCHVICLTSDTLFIEEIYQSSTLENTSKYYLIDWLRKGTIRNILKEEGFSEEEINYCLDYLSLPYEIVDLIENKKLGLSVEETIRQWINIEKDKIKYLIDTTDLDEEELYKVLSKFKDKIKISYEKEVKKEEMKYFKFLIKNEILFYDVINGIIKPTSVKKWYAIREILK
- a CDS encoding DUF167 domain-containing protein; amino-acid sequence: MIEKIIKESREGVLIDIDVQANAKKNEIVGINEWRKRLSIKIKAPATEGKANKEIIKFFKEIFKKDVEIVSGKLNPQKTVLIGDIKKDEVIEILKRYL
- the ftsZ gene encoding cell division protein FtsZ; the encoded protein is MKLVKDALSRSDTTRYLKDEFGEARIVVVGCGGAGNNTINRLMEIGIQGAETIAINTDKQHLEVIQADKKILIGATLTRGLGAGGYPEIGRKAAEMAKNILEEQLKGADLVFVTAGMGGGTGTGSAPVVAEVAKENGAIVVGVVTYPFKIERARMKKADEGIARMSEVCDTVIIIDNNKLLDLVPNLPINDAFKVADEIIAQAVKGITETIAVPSLINIDFADVKAVMSGGGVAMIGVGEVDSSDRGDRVQNVVRETLSCPLLDVDYRGAKGALIHITGGPDLTLKEANDIGEGITKELDPEANVIWGARIDPEMEGCIRVMAIITGVKSPNIVGKDTKPKRIIPKVSKEQSQRKERKIGGIDFIV
- the mptN gene encoding tetrahydromethanopterin:alpha-L-glutamate ligase translates to MKLGIITIERDAVVNDLIKSCEKYEVDYKVITPSNIVAGFNLDFKLKYYKSFLDELDCCFVRNLGWDSFFRFDVLKYLNHYIPVINPPDGIDRASNKFLTSVFLELNNLPQPKTVVTESINEAIVWIDKFEEAVLKPIFGCGGEGIVRVKKELPISTKLKILNEFKEKYNTFYIQEFIKPVRNEHRDIRAFVVDDEVVAAMYRIGGENWKNNVSQGGRVEKCEITEEIEKLALKAKNALGLFYAGVDLIESEDGLKVLEVNSTPSWIGLSKVSEVNIADKLLEKIIQYVKS
- a CDS encoding helix-turn-helix domain-containing protein yields the protein MKACERLLLKIESQEKFVEEFKRILLELGLTLKEFSEISGIPYSTLYKVIQGKDFRVSTLIKILKTIRSFEKDENIDTIAIIAARPALNKITTRKIGINGKSYLIKEYPANSLEECIVAAVRAEREGVKGIVCAPIVSATIEKIVNVPVAVIIPEKDAFMKALEIIAKKINE